A stretch of Geomonas oryzisoli DNA encodes these proteins:
- a CDS encoding carbohydrate porin produces the protein MFKMKKITVTGMFLLGHLFMTSGAAFALHPDLVVPEKVECKVKACQEIMRLGNKYQVEGLFSKEFQEGKAQCSRIDVALAVHLLTEKMAEKVVKEGSQAVDKEDLVLLSDLKEELRAEMLLVGTRTFQSRHEDLGTRFTALTKNIALSGGMVGVLQGSIGNKPKDSTDAVGRADLVFNFKVGENTIAVIDVEATGGDGSDSRVASFSGLNGVAGSTGDRVRFREAWIEHSALNDHLVLTAGKVDLSNYFDSNAVANDENSQFLSSAFVHSAVLPFPANGPGARIQAKLAEPLIFGIGYGSGDAGSADNSDSADIFDHGFGIAELAYKHKAGELEGNYRIYGALDGARQDGTNKLVRKNAYNVGVSLDQQVTDKLTLFARYGQRDKDVYAVKGAWSAGGHYQGLIPGRKDDILGFAYGQVRAAGTVADAQERLTEVYYKYKVSDQIEISPVVQYLVNPAGLSSSDNVVALALRTKISF, from the coding sequence ATGTTCAAAATGAAGAAGATTACCGTGACCGGGATGTTCCTGTTGGGGCACCTTTTTATGACTTCCGGGGCGGCCTTCGCCCTGCATCCCGACCTGGTGGTGCCGGAGAAGGTGGAATGCAAAGTGAAGGCCTGCCAGGAGATCATGCGCCTGGGCAACAAGTACCAGGTGGAGGGGCTCTTCTCCAAGGAGTTCCAGGAGGGAAAGGCGCAGTGCTCCCGCATCGACGTGGCCCTGGCGGTACATCTTCTGACCGAGAAGATGGCCGAGAAGGTGGTCAAGGAGGGGAGCCAGGCGGTGGACAAGGAGGACCTTGTCCTGCTGAGCGACCTCAAGGAGGAACTGCGCGCCGAGATGCTGCTGGTCGGCACCAGGACCTTCCAGTCCCGCCACGAGGACCTGGGTACCAGGTTCACCGCCCTCACCAAGAACATAGCCCTCTCCGGCGGGATGGTCGGGGTGCTGCAGGGCTCCATCGGCAACAAGCCCAAGGACTCCACCGACGCGGTGGGGCGCGCCGACCTCGTCTTCAACTTCAAGGTCGGCGAGAACACCATCGCTGTCATCGACGTGGAAGCGACCGGCGGCGACGGCAGCGACTCCAGGGTGGCATCCTTCTCCGGGCTGAACGGTGTCGCCGGCTCCACCGGGGACCGGGTCCGCTTCCGGGAGGCCTGGATCGAGCACTCAGCGCTCAACGACCACCTGGTACTGACCGCCGGCAAGGTCGATCTCTCGAACTATTTCGACTCCAACGCGGTTGCCAACGACGAGAACAGCCAGTTCCTCTCCTCCGCCTTCGTCCACTCCGCGGTCCTTCCCTTCCCGGCCAACGGGCCGGGCGCGAGGATCCAGGCGAAACTCGCCGAGCCGCTTATCTTCGGCATCGGCTACGGCAGCGGCGACGCCGGCAGCGCGGACAACTCGGACAGCGCGGACATCTTTGACCACGGCTTCGGCATCGCGGAGCTGGCTTACAAGCACAAGGCAGGCGAACTCGAGGGGAACTACCGGATCTACGGCGCCCTGGACGGGGCGCGGCAGGACGGGACCAACAAGCTGGTGCGGAAAAACGCCTACAACGTGGGCGTCAGCCTGGACCAGCAGGTAACCGACAAGCTGACCCTCTTCGCACGCTACGGCCAGCGCGACAAGGACGTCTACGCCGTCAAGGGGGCATGGAGCGCCGGCGGCCACTACCAGGGACTGATTCCCGGGCGCAAGGATGACATCCTGGGCTTCGCCTACGGCCAGGTAAGGGCGGCCGGCACGGTGGCCGATGCCCAGGAGAGACTCACCGAGGTCTACTACAAGTACAAGGTGAGCGACCAGATCGAGATCTCGCCGGTGGTGCAGTACCTGGTGAACCCGGCCGGCCTCAGCAGCAGCGACAACGTGGTGGCCCTGGCCCTGCGTACCAAGATCAGCTTCTAG
- a CDS encoding Hsp20/alpha crystallin family protein produces the protein MASWDVFRELDNLRREIDEAFRGAGMNRPFGPTFLSPVTTRRFPMVNFSEDEGNVYVEALVPGVDPKDVELSVLRNTLTISGERKPFADMKGIVHRTELGSGKFSRTLELPVDIDANRITAQCKDGIMTITMAKAEHAKPKKIEIKLS, from the coding sequence ATGGCAAGTTGGGACGTTTTCAGAGAACTGGACAATTTAAGAAGAGAGATCGACGAAGCTTTCCGCGGCGCCGGGATGAACCGCCCCTTTGGGCCGACCTTCCTCTCGCCGGTGACCACCCGCCGATTCCCGATGGTCAACTTCAGCGAGGATGAGGGCAACGTTTACGTCGAAGCCCTTGTGCCGGGGGTCGATCCTAAGGATGTTGAACTCTCCGTGCTCAGGAACACCCTCACCATCAGCGGCGAGCGCAAGCCCTTCGCCGACATGAAGGGGATCGTGCACCGCACCGAGCTCGGCTCCGGTAAGTTCAGCCGCACACTGGAGCTTCCGGTCGACATCGACGCCAACAGGATCACCGCCCAGTGCAAGGACGGCATCATGACCATAACCATGGCAAAGGCTGAGCACGCCAAGCCCAAGAAGATCGAGATCAAGCTTTCATAA
- a CDS encoding Fur family transcriptional regulator, producing the protein MNQSKQKVKEQFHRFLSKKRLKATLQRSLILDAFLDLDRSTHIDELYLVLRGRHHHIGHATVYRALRLFIAAGIAREIYLGDGLTRYQVDGQGQRRDYLVCNDCGTVTEFDNSSTERHQDEAARTMGFTVQSLKIELRGLCSRCLTQQS; encoded by the coding sequence GTGAACCAATCGAAGCAGAAGGTGAAAGAGCAGTTTCACCGTTTTCTCTCCAAGAAACGGCTCAAGGCCACCCTGCAACGCAGCCTAATCCTGGATGCGTTTCTCGACCTTGACCGCTCCACCCATATCGATGAGCTGTATCTGGTCCTGCGTGGCAGGCACCACCACATCGGGCACGCGACCGTGTATCGCGCCTTGCGGCTGTTCATCGCCGCAGGCATAGCCCGCGAAATATACCTGGGAGACGGGTTGACCCGCTACCAGGTCGACGGACAGGGGCAGCGCCGCGATTACCTGGTCTGCAATGACTGCGGCACCGTCACCGAGTTCGACAACAGCTCCACCGAACGGCACCAGGACGAGGCGGCCCGCACCATGGGCTTCACGGTCCAATCACTTAAGATCGAATTGCGCGGGCTCTGCAGCCGCTGCCTGACGCAGCAAAGCTGA
- a CDS encoding FeoA family protein, with protein MNLAKLKPGQKGTITSIGSIGPLKRRLMDMGVLVGEQVKVLKVAPLGDPIEVSIKSYNLSLRKKEAEGIAVEVAG; from the coding sequence ATGAATCTGGCAAAGCTGAAACCGGGGCAGAAGGGAACCATCACGTCGATCGGCTCGATCGGCCCCCTGAAGAGGCGGCTCATGGACATGGGTGTGTTGGTGGGAGAGCAGGTGAAGGTACTCAAGGTGGCGCCGTTGGGCGATCCCATCGAGGTGAGCATCAAGAGCTACAACCTTTCCCTCAGGAAGAAGGAAGCCGAAGGCATCGCGGTGGAGGTGGCGGGATGA
- a CDS encoding Hsp20/alpha crystallin family protein yields the protein MAPNSLTERNDEMNVQAREETRSNERFIRPAVNIIETEEGLFVTADLPGATKEGIDVNVEKGVLTISAPAAHSVPGNAVYREFELGSYFRQFTIPESLDHGKAKADFANGILTLRIPKAEIAKPRRIEVQVS from the coding sequence ATGGCACCCAACAGCTTGACCGAAAGAAATGACGAAATGAACGTCCAGGCCCGTGAAGAAACGAGGTCGAACGAGAGATTCATACGCCCGGCAGTGAACATCATCGAAACAGAGGAAGGCCTGTTCGTGACAGCCGACCTCCCGGGCGCAACCAAGGAAGGCATCGACGTCAACGTGGAAAAGGGAGTTCTCACCATCAGCGCGCCCGCGGCCCACTCCGTGCCCGGCAACGCGGTCTACCGGGAATTCGAACTAGGGAGCTACTTCCGGCAGTTCACCATCCCGGAAAGCCTCGACCACGGCAAGGCCAAGGCCGATTTCGCCAACGGCATACTCACCCTGCGCATCCCCAAGGCCGAGATCGCCAAGCCGCGTCGCATCGAGGTGCAGGTGAGCTGA
- the feoB gene encoding ferrous iron transport protein B, whose amino-acid sequence MSTQLKHKDEEFEAEVSGRSAEARVITVAVAGNPNSGKSTLINAIAGTRLHVGNWAGVTVEKKEALFEFVGRKIRLVDLPGTYSLSPYSQEEIVARDYLVHERPDLIVNVVDATNLERNLYLTVQIMELGIPVVMALNIYDEAQEKGYRIDEKVMEKMLGIAVVPTSATKRTGLDELLATVLRVADARNQRAPKKLNYGEDIEVASEHLAKAFHTSYPALWERYPKRWLLLKLMEQDSHVMEELNLDDLGFLDQALHHLRKAHGEDIESIMADARYSLASGLTREVLHKPELRQTELTEKIDKIVLNRFLGIPIFMAAMWLLFKLTFDLSAPFGKWIGAMTDGPFKRWASAVLTPLGAPDWTVSLVNDGVIAGVGSVLVFVPVIFAMMFFITFLEGSGYMARAAFVMDRTMHSIGLHGKSFIPMLLGFGCNVPGIYATRTLENPKDKVLTALLVPLMSCGARLPVYVLFVGIFFPKNSSTVIWSLYIMGILLAVGMGLVFKRTLFRGEAPMFIMELPPYRMPSLHSLCVHTWEKGKHFLFKAGTYIFAVSVLVWFLLNLPWGVEHKRDSYLGQAGAAIAPIFQPVGFGNWEAASSLITGVIAKEIVVGTMGEIYAPKKDEKKEVPTLQEDLKEVATSFGEACVQAVKTLLYLPQAEEKEEDRGGLNVAIQGAFTPLTAYAFMAFVLLYMPCVVAIAAMRQEFGTWKWAGVGLIYQTALAWTAALIIYQGGRLLGLGG is encoded by the coding sequence ATGAGCACGCAGCTGAAGCACAAGGACGAGGAATTCGAGGCCGAAGTCTCCGGGCGCTCGGCCGAGGCGCGCGTCATCACGGTCGCGGTCGCGGGCAACCCCAACTCCGGCAAGTCGACCCTCATCAACGCCATCGCCGGCACCAGGCTCCATGTCGGCAACTGGGCCGGCGTCACCGTGGAGAAAAAGGAGGCCCTCTTCGAGTTCGTCGGCAGGAAAATCCGGCTGGTCGACCTCCCCGGCACCTACTCGCTTTCCCCCTATTCGCAGGAGGAGATCGTGGCGCGCGACTACCTGGTCCACGAGCGCCCCGACCTGATCGTAAACGTGGTGGACGCCACCAACCTGGAGCGCAACCTCTACCTCACCGTGCAGATCATGGAACTGGGCATCCCCGTGGTCATGGCCCTCAACATCTACGACGAGGCCCAGGAAAAGGGATACCGGATCGACGAGAAGGTGATGGAGAAGATGCTGGGGATCGCGGTGGTACCGACCTCGGCCACCAAGAGGACCGGCCTGGACGAGCTGCTCGCGACCGTGCTGCGGGTGGCGGACGCCCGGAACCAGCGGGCGCCGAAAAAGCTCAATTACGGCGAGGACATCGAGGTGGCCTCGGAGCACCTGGCCAAGGCCTTCCATACCAGCTACCCCGCGCTTTGGGAGCGCTACCCGAAACGCTGGCTGCTTTTGAAGCTCATGGAGCAGGACAGCCACGTGATGGAGGAGCTGAACCTGGACGACCTCGGCTTCCTGGACCAGGCGCTGCACCACCTGCGGAAGGCGCACGGCGAGGACATCGAGTCCATCATGGCCGACGCCCGCTACTCGCTCGCCTCCGGCCTCACCCGGGAGGTGCTGCACAAACCCGAGCTGCGCCAGACCGAGCTGACCGAGAAGATCGACAAGATCGTGCTGAACCGTTTCCTGGGAATTCCGATCTTCATGGCGGCGATGTGGCTTCTGTTCAAGCTGACCTTCGACCTTTCCGCCCCCTTCGGCAAGTGGATCGGCGCCATGACCGACGGCCCCTTCAAGCGCTGGGCCTCGGCGGTGCTGACCCCGCTTGGGGCACCGGACTGGACCGTGTCGCTGGTGAACGACGGGGTGATTGCGGGGGTGGGATCGGTGCTCGTCTTCGTGCCGGTCATCTTCGCCATGATGTTCTTCATCACCTTCCTCGAGGGAAGCGGCTACATGGCCCGCGCCGCCTTCGTCATGGACCGCACCATGCACTCCATCGGCCTGCACGGCAAGTCGTTCATCCCGATGCTGCTCGGTTTCGGCTGCAACGTCCCGGGCATCTACGCGACCCGGACCCTGGAGAACCCCAAGGACAAGGTGTTGACCGCGCTGCTGGTGCCGCTCATGTCCTGCGGCGCGCGCCTGCCGGTGTACGTGCTCTTCGTCGGCATCTTCTTTCCCAAGAACTCCAGCACCGTGATCTGGTCGCTGTACATCATGGGAATCCTGCTCGCGGTGGGCATGGGGCTCGTCTTCAAGAGGACGCTCTTCCGCGGCGAGGCGCCGATGTTCATCATGGAGCTCCCCCCCTACCGCATGCCGAGCCTGCACAGCCTCTGCGTGCACACCTGGGAGAAGGGAAAGCACTTCCTGTTCAAGGCGGGTACCTACATCTTCGCCGTTTCCGTCCTGGTCTGGTTCCTGCTGAACCTCCCCTGGGGGGTCGAGCACAAGCGCGACTCCTACCTTGGCCAGGCGGGCGCTGCCATTGCCCCCATCTTCCAGCCGGTCGGCTTCGGCAACTGGGAGGCGGCCTCCTCGCTGATCACGGGCGTCATCGCCAAGGAGATCGTCGTGGGGACCATGGGCGAGATCTATGCCCCCAAGAAGGACGAGAAGAAGGAGGTCCCGACCCTGCAGGAAGACCTGAAGGAGGTGGCGACCTCCTTCGGAGAGGCCTGCGTCCAGGCGGTGAAGACCCTGCTCTATCTCCCCCAGGCGGAGGAGAAGGAGGAGGACCGGGGCGGCCTGAATGTGGCCATCCAGGGGGCGTTCACTCCGCTTACCGCTTACGCCTTCATGGCCTTCGTACTGCTCTACATGCCGTGCGTGGTCGCCATTGCGGCCATGCGGCAGGAGTTCGGCACCTGGAAATGGGCCGGCGTGGGGCTCATCTATCAGACGGCGCTGGCGTGGACTGCTGCGCTGATCATCTACCAGGGGGGACGTCTCCTGGGTCTGGGAGGTTGA
- a CDS encoding YhdH/YhfP family quinone oxidoreductase: METRTRFKALVVEKGADQTFTRSIKERDIDEPGPGELSVRVRYSSLNYKDALSATGHPGVTRQFPHTPGIDAAGEVVSCSDGSFAPGDQVVVMGHDLGMETDGGWGEYIRVPASWGVPLPAGLSLRDSMILGTAGFTAGLSVLKLEWAGVRPESGDILVTGATGGVGSMAVSILAAAGYRVVAATGKAADESFLRELGAAEVISREEVTSGGERALMKERWAGAVDVVGGETLAAVLKSTRYGGTVTCCGLVGSAELPVNVHPFILRAVTLIGVDSSRCPRDTRFQVWQRLAGPWRPRLLEQMVTEVPLEGLEEKVGQILQGKVTGRVLVKLCPA, from the coding sequence ATGGAAACAAGGACCAGGTTCAAAGCACTGGTAGTTGAGAAGGGGGCGGACCAGACCTTCACCAGGAGCATTAAAGAGCGCGACATAGACGAACCAGGGCCGGGGGAACTATCGGTGCGGGTGCGCTATTCCTCGCTCAACTACAAGGATGCCCTCTCCGCCACCGGCCACCCCGGCGTGACCAGACAGTTCCCGCACACTCCCGGGATCGACGCCGCAGGCGAGGTGGTGTCATGCAGCGACGGGAGTTTCGCCCCCGGTGACCAGGTCGTGGTTATGGGGCACGACCTCGGTATGGAAACCGACGGCGGCTGGGGGGAGTACATCCGGGTTCCCGCGAGTTGGGGGGTACCCCTTCCCGCCGGGCTCTCCCTGCGTGACAGCATGATCCTCGGGACCGCCGGATTCACGGCAGGGCTGTCGGTGCTGAAACTGGAATGGGCCGGGGTAAGGCCGGAAAGCGGCGACATCCTGGTCACCGGCGCGACCGGCGGCGTGGGGAGCATGGCGGTGAGCATCCTCGCCGCGGCAGGTTACCGCGTCGTGGCCGCCACGGGCAAGGCGGCCGACGAGAGTTTTCTCCGGGAGCTGGGCGCGGCGGAGGTCATCTCTCGCGAAGAGGTGACCTCGGGAGGGGAGCGAGCCCTGATGAAGGAGCGCTGGGCGGGCGCCGTCGACGTGGTCGGAGGGGAGACCCTGGCAGCGGTGCTGAAGTCGACCCGCTACGGCGGTACCGTCACCTGCTGCGGTCTGGTCGGCTCCGCGGAGCTCCCGGTCAACGTCCATCCTTTCATCCTGCGTGCCGTCACCCTGATCGGGGTCGACTCCTCGCGCTGCCCGCGCGATACCCGGTTTCAGGTTTGGCAGCGCCTGGCCGGCCCATGGCGGCCGCGCCTCTTGGAGCAGATGGTGACCGAGGTGCCGCTGGAGGGGCTGGAGGAGAAGGTCGGGCAGATCCTGCAGGGAAAGGTCACGGGGAGGGTCCTGGTAAAATTGTGTCCCGCTTGA
- a CDS encoding FeoA family protein, with amino-acid sequence MIPLGLLSAGESGEIVELAFGAAAGSAAVKAEQDKTMVRVEEMGLRIGKNVEMLTNGGSTILLRVDEARIALARRMAMKIMVRR; translated from the coding sequence ATGATACCTCTGGGACTTTTAAGCGCGGGAGAAAGCGGCGAGATCGTCGAGCTCGCATTCGGCGCGGCGGCAGGCAGCGCCGCCGTGAAGGCGGAGCAGGACAAGACCATGGTCCGGGTGGAGGAGATGGGGCTTCGCATCGGCAAGAACGTTGAGATGCTGACCAACGGCGGCAGCACCATCCTGCTCAGGGTGGACGAGGCGAGGATCGCCCTGGCCCGCCGCATGGCGATGAAAATTATGGTGAGGAGATAG
- a CDS encoding YidB family protein encodes MGIIDDVVGKARGLAGGGDAGLMQGIIEMLTDRHSGGLGGIIQAFNQKGLGHIISSWIDTGPNLPVTPNQLHEVLGGDRVQRLANQAGLSTDETVTKLTRYLPDAVDQATPDGKVPEGGLVGKGLDFLKSRFS; translated from the coding sequence ATGGGCATTATTGACGATGTCGTCGGCAAGGCGCGCGGCTTGGCCGGCGGTGGGGATGCCGGTCTCATGCAAGGGATCATAGAGATGTTGACCGACCGCCACAGCGGCGGACTGGGAGGGATCATCCAGGCCTTCAACCAGAAGGGACTCGGACATATCATCTCTTCCTGGATCGACACCGGCCCCAACCTTCCCGTCACCCCCAACCAGCTGCACGAGGTTCTCGGTGGCGACCGGGTCCAGCGGCTGGCGAACCAGGCCGGACTCTCCACCGACGAAACCGTCACCAAACTGACCCGCTACCTTCCCGACGCGGTGGACCAGGCCACACCGGACGGGAAGGTTCCCGAAGGGGGGCTCGTCGGCAAGGGACTGGACTTCCTGAAGAGCCGGTTCTCGTAG
- a CDS encoding bifunctional alpha/beta hydrolase/OsmC family protein — MNTKRVTFINDNGYRLAARLELPDDERPVAYAIFAHCFTCSKNIKAAVNITRAMSSRRIAVLRFDFTGLGESEGEFADTTFSSQVSDLVAAARFLEREYEAPRLLVGHSLGGSAVLVAAAEIPSATAVATIAAPYSPSHLRRLLGPSAEEAERRGEATVNLGGSDFTIRKSLLEDLEAQRPAESLANLQGALLVLHSAADDIVKIDNATQIFQAAHHPKSFISLGRADHLLSEATDSRYAGEVIASWAGRYLDVAQPEPMTQPEFQASDNRVTARTGAEGFRTEIFANGFSLTADEPVSYGGSNEGPSPYEFLMAGLAACTTMTMQMYARRKGWPLVDALVRLSHHKIHAEDCRDCDSQDRRIDKFHRELELVGELDQEQRQKLLEIAEKCPVHRTLTSEIRVETTLRETTVEQ, encoded by the coding sequence ATGAACACCAAGAGGGTCACCTTTATAAACGACAACGGGTACCGGCTGGCGGCGCGGCTGGAACTTCCGGATGACGAGCGCCCCGTGGCCTATGCCATCTTCGCCCACTGCTTCACCTGTTCCAAGAACATCAAGGCGGCCGTCAACATCACGCGCGCCATGAGCAGCCGGCGCATCGCTGTCCTTCGTTTCGACTTCACGGGGCTGGGGGAGAGCGAGGGGGAATTCGCCGACACCACCTTCTCGTCGCAGGTTTCCGACCTGGTCGCGGCGGCGCGCTTCCTGGAGCGCGAGTACGAGGCGCCGCGGCTGTTGGTGGGGCATTCGCTGGGGGGATCGGCGGTCTTGGTTGCCGCCGCGGAAATCCCCTCGGCGACGGCAGTGGCAACCATAGCGGCTCCCTACTCCCCTTCCCATCTGCGACGCCTGCTGGGACCGTCTGCCGAAGAGGCCGAGCGCCGGGGAGAGGCGACCGTGAACCTGGGCGGCAGCGACTTCACCATCAGGAAAAGCCTGCTCGAAGACCTGGAGGCGCAGCGCCCTGCCGAATCGCTGGCCAATCTGCAGGGGGCGCTCCTCGTGCTGCACTCCGCCGCGGACGACATCGTGAAGATCGACAACGCGACCCAGATCTTCCAGGCGGCGCACCACCCGAAGAGCTTCATCTCGCTCGGAAGGGCCGACCACCTCCTCTCCGAGGCGACCGACTCGCGCTATGCCGGAGAGGTCATCGCCTCCTGGGCCGGGCGCTATCTCGACGTCGCCCAACCCGAGCCCATGACCCAGCCCGAGTTCCAGGCCTCGGACAACCGGGTCACCGCCCGCACCGGGGCCGAAGGCTTCCGCACCGAGATCTTCGCCAACGGCTTCAGCCTGACCGCGGACGAGCCCGTCAGTTACGGCGGCAGCAACGAAGGTCCCTCTCCCTACGAATTCCTCATGGCCGGGCTCGCGGCCTGCACCACGATGACCATGCAGATGTACGCCCGGCGCAAGGGGTGGCCGCTCGTCGACGCGCTGGTGCGGCTTTCCCATCACAAGATCCACGCCGAGGATTGCCGCGACTGCGACTCCCAGGACCGGCGCATCGACAAGTTTCACCGGGAGCTGGAGCTGGTCGGGGAGCTAGACCAGGAGCAGAGGCAAAAGCTCCTGGAGATCGCGGAGAAATGTCCGGTGCACCGCACCCTCACCAGCGAGATCCGCGTGGAAACCACCTTGAGGGAAACCACGGTCGAACAATAG
- a CDS encoding FeoB-associated Cys-rich membrane protein has protein sequence MGVADIVIAAVIVAGACYILYATLWKKKGCCGCEGGSCCKK, from the coding sequence ATGGGAGTTGCCGATATCGTCATTGCGGCCGTAATCGTGGCCGGAGCCTGCTACATCCTGTACGCGACACTCTGGAAGAAGAAGGGGTGCTGCGGCTGCGAAGGGGGGAGCTGCTGCAAGAAGTAG
- a CDS encoding DNA-processing protein DprA gives MHSIGNAALLKLRKVAFLCSRKFPHEAAEKAYDWAEAQRAAGTCVISGYHSPIEKEVLCRLLRGSQPIIIALAQGLHRLDPEWERHMTAGRLLVISRYAQSVSHPCESKCYQRNKMMIDLADTIVIAHASPGGSLERLCSEHGDKVVLL, from the coding sequence ATGCATTCGATAGGAAACGCGGCTTTACTGAAGTTGCGCAAGGTGGCTTTCCTGTGTTCCCGCAAGTTCCCCCATGAGGCGGCGGAGAAGGCCTACGACTGGGCGGAGGCGCAACGCGCCGCCGGCACCTGCGTCATCTCTGGCTATCACTCGCCGATCGAGAAGGAGGTGCTGTGCAGGCTGCTGCGGGGAAGCCAGCCAATCATCATCGCCCTGGCCCAGGGGCTGCACCGGCTCGATCCGGAGTGGGAGCGGCACATGACAGCGGGACGCCTCCTGGTGATATCCCGCTATGCCCAGAGTGTGAGCCACCCCTGTGAGTCCAAATGCTATCAGCGCAACAAAATGATGATCGACCTCGCCGATACCATTGTCATAGCGCATGCATCTCCCGGAGGAAGCCTGGAGCGGCTGTGCTCCGAGCACGGGGATAAAGTGGTTCTGCTGTAA